The DNA region TTACAAACAGCTGTGAACCATAATGGACCAGTAAACTCACTTTGTATTCGTGTGGTCCTCAATCCAGGGCAGATGTCTGCATGTTACAACTTGGCTACGAGTCACTAAACCAGTGAATTGTTTGGCTCACAGGTAAATCAGTATTGGAAACATCCTAGTCATCATAAATGCTACCAATGTGCTGTGAGTGTGATCATCTGTCATTTGtcactgtatcagtgtcattaagGAACTCAGCTGCAAACTGAAAATACTATTGTTACTTCAAGGAAAGaattttatctatttatatgCAACGATTGTATGCCTGTGTGATATAGAGATACAGAGCACTGTATCTGTGAGATGTAGAGTCACAGTGCACCATATTCCTGTGTGATGTAAAGTGAAAGAGTACTGCATACCTGTGAGatgtagagtcacagagtactgtatgtctgtgtgatgTAGGGTCAAAGATTATTATATACCTGTGTTATGTAGAGTCAAAGAGTACTGCATACCTATCAGATGTAGAGTTACAGAGCACTGTATGTCAGTGTGATGTAGAGTCATGAGTATTGTATACCTGTGAGATGTAGGGTCACAGaatgctgtatgtctgtgtgatgTAGTTGCAGGGTGCGGTCTGGATTGGGAGCCCAATATCATATACTTGCAtgtggcccaaaatctctagcagcaCTCCTGCACACATGGAAGTATCCACAAACCATCGGAGCAGCCTCTCAAGCTAATTTCCCTGACCAGCTAAAATTCCTGAGACAGTGGCCTAAACCTGCTATTCTCTACCCCTAAACCCAACCCTTGAACACCAATGGCCAAATTAAACCATCCCTCAAAGATGATAAACACTTCGACAATCTAGTTAAACCCCAACATACATCAATCCCGCTCCATAACGTCACAAGGCTgatcatgaccataggtgaatcCTGTAGTCACAGGCAGTGCCAGTCAAACCATTAGGCAACATATGTGGCCTCCCAGGACGCCATCTTTTGGGGGGCTGTTGACACAGCAAGCCAATTTCCCTAGCTTCTATAGCCCGATCTGTAGGATGCCACATAGAGTACTGGTCACCAGTACACTCCATCCGTAGTGACGATGCTGTGATCTAGTCTCTCACCCGCACGAGCACGTACCTGTATGAGCATGGCGGCCTGCTCGGGGGCACCGTAGCGCAGGTCACGCCCATTGATGGCGAGGACACGGTCATGCTCGCACAGCCGCCCGTCACGCGCTGCCAGTCCTCCCTCCAGCAAGTGCAGGATGTAGACACCATGCGCATCCGGCCGACGCACCAGCTTGATGCCCAGTTGCTCACTGGGGCAGCTCTTGCACAGTGATACCTGCAGGCTGTCGCCGTGGCCCAGCGGGctctcggggggtggggggctgttgCGGTAGCGGTGGCGCTGCTCGCGCAGCACGGTGAGGCGCAGCAGTGGCCCAGGCTGACGCAGCATGGCCAGGGCGTAGCAATGTGGCACGTTGCTGATGTCGATGCCGTTCACCTGGGGGGCCGAGGCGATGGGCACAGGCAATAAGTGTGTGGCAgccagggggcacaacacccgGTTTGAtcaggtgtgtgtttgtgtctctggGTGTGCTGATACCTTCAGGCGTGGAGGGTATAAGAGGTGCAATAATTCATGCAGAagagccaaccttatcattagccaatgacttGTTTTGAATCGGTGACTGGCAaggagggggccaatcagctttaagCTGGGACCAGTGTTCCCTGTGGCCCAGCCCCTGGGTAGCATGGTCTTTGTGTCTGTGCCTGATTGGTTTTTAGTATCGTGCTctatgtgcgtgtgtatgtgttagtgtgtcccctccagtaTCACGCTCACCGTGAGCCCCTTTTAAAAAAGCCCATTATTTGATTCCTCCCTTCAAAGGGCTGACAGTTCAAAGAAGCTTCACCTTTGCAGGGACCTTTTTCTCAGTCAGATTAAGGCCGCCTGGCCCTTCTGTCTGCACAGAGATATGATACAAAAAAACCACACTTGGTCCCATCTAAAGTGATCTCAGAGAAGAGGTCCTCGCCAGGGAACAGAACATTCTGGGCACCCGTCCAGAAGAGCCCGAATAAATTTAATTTATCCTTATATCCCAGCTCTATTTGCGAATGTTAGCACCGCTGCTCGGATATACTTGCACACAGGTTTAGCGAAGATGCACAGAATGTACGTTTATGGTTATATGAGGAGTCGGGGAGGGGaggagttgggggagggggggtaatgGAGTTCACCACACCCCTGAAAAGGAGGCACAGAGAGGAAGGTTTAAATCACTCGTGCTATTTTACTGCGGTCTAGTGTTCCACACCTGTCCAAGTTCAAGTGGGCGTCGCCGCAAATACAGTTTCACACACAGTTTCAGACCCACTCAGGTAAACACTCTCAgtccctctctccttctctatCACACTGTCCCCACCTTGAGGATAGTGTCCCCTGGGAGCAGCCGGCCGTCCTTGGCAATGACTCCCTCCCGGTAGATGTCCTGGATGAGGATGCGAACCAGTGGAGTCTCGTTGCCCCCCACGATGCTGATGGCCAGCGGCTCTGAGGGATCCGGCCGGTTGATCTTGATGCTGGTGACCTCTCCGTCGGGGATCAGGTGGTGAAGCTGgggcagcactggggggggcggggaatcAAGAACAGAGGGATGACAGGAACACCGGCCTTTGCGTGGTTTTAACCGCTGCCTTTGAACTCCAATTGTCTCCCACCTGTTCAAATGAAAACCAGCCCTCCTTCCGTAATGGGAGATTAAAGGTGTCTCACCGCAGACGGAGTAAGTATGTATCACCAGAGCGTACAATATGGAGGCACAAAGGCTAACACACACGCTTCCCTACGCATTCAAACACTCCACAAATCATTCTCAGGGCACTGCAAAGTCAAAATCTGGATCAGAATCTGGTTAGAATTAGAATCAGAATCACttgtttattgccaagtacTTTTACATACAAGGAATTTACAACAATCAAGacaatatttgaaataacatacataaaaataaaatactacCCTTAGTGGGATGCTTTAATTCAGCCTGTATGTGTCTAAATTTAAAAGTTTATTAACAGTTGTGAGACTGTTCCTTGTAGTGGCTGAATCAATCAGCAGTTACTAATTTCACGCTTGTCTGCTTTGAGCCTTACCTTCCTGGGGCATGCTGGCATTGCGTGTGTTGTCCCGCTCCTCTACACTCTCATTGGACACTGCCGTTCCACTCTTGGTCCGCCGGAGGACACTGAATGCACGGTTCAGCCGTCGGAACGAGCGGCTCCTGACAGAAGTGCGCTCGAAATTTCGAGCTGCAAGATGATGTAGAGAGATGCTCAGCCTCATCCGGAAATGTCTTTTCGCACATTCCCTATAGTCAGTTACCTATCTAAAACAACTGGCCTCAGCATCACCACAGCCAATCGCCTTCTTTTTCCGATCCTCCTCAGCATCACCAAAGCCAACCACCTTCCTGCTATAGTCAACTACAGCATCACAACAGGCAATCACCTTCCTGCTCTGATTGGCCTCAGCATCACCACAGCCAATCACCTTCCTTCTCTGCTTGTCCTCAGCATCACCAAAGCCAATCATCTTCTAGATCCTGTCCATCTTGCTGTTCCTTTTCTAAACCAGCTCTGTCCTTAGCAGCTCAGCACTGAGGATTAAATAGTGAGCTCACATTTCTTGGTGCTGCTGTGGGTGGCCAGGTTCGTGGTGCTCCCTGACTGGCTGTTATCCTCGATATTGGGGTCGAAGGCGGGGTTGACCAGGCCCGGGTCGTCAGAGAGCAGAGCAACAGCTGCAGAGGCGGAGGGGATGACCTCAGACGGTAGCGTAGCCACTGTGAGCTCGGATGTGCTGTCCGTGCAGTCACCTTCCTGTGAGCGTCGCTTCCGGTCTGTTGAGAGCCCATAGTGTGAAGCTCCCTTACATCTGTGAAAAACGTGACATAACAGGTCAGTCATGATGGTTTGCCTCCTTCATTTACGACTGACCGCCCCCACAGCCTTGCAAACTCTGAATTATCACTGACCACTCCCATGACCATACCCAATCAGGCGTCCAATGACTCCTCCCATGATCATACCCAATCAGGTGTCCACTGACTCCTCCCATGACCATACCCACTCAGGCGTCCACTGACTCCTCCCATGACCATACCCAATCAGGCGTCCACTGACTCCTCCCATGACCATGCCCAATCAGGGGTCCACTACTCCTCCCATGACCATGCCCAATCAGGGGTCCAATGACTCCTCCCATGACCATGCACACTCAGGCGTCCACTGACTCCTCCCATGACCATACCCAATCAGGCGTCCACTGACTCCTCCCATGACCATGCCCAATCAGGCGTCCACTGGCTTCTCCCATGACCATGCACACTCAGGCATCCACTGGCTCCTCCCATGACCATACCCACTCAGGCATCCACTGGCTCCTCCCATGACCATTCCCAATCAGGCGTCCACTGGCTCCTCCCATGACCATGCCCACTCAGGCGTCCACTGGCTCCTCCCATGACCATGCCCAATCAGAAGTTCACTGGCTCCTCCCATGACCATGCCCAATCAGACGTCCACTGGCTCCTCCCATGACCATGCCCACTCAAGCGTCCACTGGCTCCTCCCATGACCATGCCCACTCAGGCGTCCACTGGCTCCTCCCATGACCATGCACACTCAGGCATCCACTGGCTCCTCCCATGACCATGCCCAATCAGAAGTTCACTGGCTCCTCCCATGACCATGCCCACTCAGGCGTCCACTGGCTCCTCCCATGACCATGCCCACCCCAATGACCACACCCACTACATTCCAATTTACACTTGGCCTCTCCCTTAAACATACCCACCTTGACTGGTACTCTTCATCACCAAGCATCTCTTTTCAGGGTCCATAGACTAACCATGCCTACTTACCTATTGTATACCATAGTTCACAAGCCCCATGTGCTACATACCAGTGTGTGCCATGTAAACCGAAGCCACCTTTGCAGAAGCCCCCACATGGTGTTCAAAGGCCGCCCCCCCCTACACCCCATGCCTCTGAGTGGCAGGATTCATGTACATCTGTTACTTTGCAGGGTTCACACTTGTCATAAGAATGACAAAACGAAAAGAAAGACCACATAAGCATTTGCCATTTCCCAAAAAAACAACCCGTCAAGTCATACAAACAAACTCCTCTGGTGGTGTCTCCATGGAAACAGGATTACTGATTATCTCTGTGATCGGTCCAGTAAATTTCTGGCCCCGCCATGGGAAAACGAAACCTCCTAAGTTGCAGTCGCCTGTGCATATCTGGGGCGGGATCAGTGGCCTGCTCTGAGCAGGGGTGAATCTAGGATTTTTTAAGTTGGGGGGTATAAGTGGGTCCTTAATTCATACAAAGGAGGCAACTTTATCATTAGCCAGATATATGCTTTGAATTTGGTGAgtgactggggaggggggcaatcaGCTGGTGTTAGTGCCCTTGTGATCCACCCTAATATGCCCGCTGTCTCTGAGAGCCTTTCGCTGACCTTTTCTGGCACGTGGGTCTCAGATCGTGGTCACAGGGCCCTCTGCTGGTGGCCCTGTTCACAAGCAACCAGACCATAGCCACCGAGAACTTTGCACAGTCAGGCATGCGCATTAAGTGGCTGCCTGGGGAACCAGGGTGGGTGGTGGGAAATAATCCTTgtacagcctgggggggggggggggggggggcggcagcatTTGAAAATATTGAAAGTCGACAGACTCTGCAGCTCGTGTTTATCAACAACCGCAGCAAGTGCAATTGCAGCTTTTTTCAAAAGTAATACCATTATTTTGCAATAGTCTCCAATCTGGATGGCGAAGAGACACACATGGCACAGATCTGCGTgcagaaggagaaggaggtctTCATTCCCAGAAAGGGTGTCTTTTTCAGGATTAATGGGGGTCATGACGTGCAACAAACTCACACCCCAGTCAGGGACCACAggtgaaaaaaaacaacaacaggtGGGGCAGTTTGAATTGGCTTGGCGTTGGGGCTTTTGTTTGCTACTAGGGACTGAATAAACAAACCTTCAGATTTACACGCCTTGCATGGAATGAGGAACAGGTGTAAATTAATACACAAATCTGCAGtcacctgtctctctctcctgaaTTTATCACCACCCGCCCCCGCATTTGTCTAGGAGCTCTAACCAAAGAAAACACGAAGGAGCTTCAGCTGAAGAAATATGAGCTTCGGTACCGACTCCATGACTCGCACACGTATACACAGCAGCAAGCAGAAactcaggcagacacacactccATTAACTGCTGTAATAGAATCCTGCTGCGAAGAAATTGTAGGCCTTTACTGTGGTCATGGCTCAGCTGATGCAGTGTAAGTGAGGTCTGGAGTAATGTAGCCATGTTCATCCAGAAAGATGCCGAATGAGCAGCATGATTAATGTTTATTATGATCCATTTACACTTGTGTAGATGTGCTGGACTGTCAGGATGTGCCCTTTTTTATATAAATCTTTATTTCTATTAATTGCTAGAAGCTACCTCAAAACTAATGACATAGACCTAAGTTGCCTTAGCATATAGCTTAGCGCTTAGCTTTGTATTTAGCTTAGCACTTAGCACTCTTCTCTGGGGCTGCTGTCATTAAACTGGGCTCAAAGGAGCAGCCTCTGCCTCCCATTCTGACTCAGGTCCGGATTGTGGTGAAAGACCACATGACTTCACGGCCTTTCGGTCATCCGTTCTGTCCCAGTAGCCCGTGCAGCTGTTCCAGCTCATTTCAGTAGCGCATGCTAAATTAAATTAGCATGCTCTGCCTCTCTGGCCTTTTCAATCACCACATGCTGCCATGCACCCCCAGTAGCCATTTATAAACTTCACTCAGccctcacaggaagcacagaagGCTTCGCTCTCCCACCAGCACTGTTTTCGACAGCCTTTTAATGTTGGAGATGTAAAGTTAATGGCTATCATCGTCATATTATGCCCTAAAGTTGAAAGCTGCTGCTTAGCTACTCAGCGATTTCCTAGACACTTAAGGTAATAAAAGGAGCACTACACTTTTGTCTGTCAACAACGAAAGATGGCAGTTGTATGGTTTTCCCCCTGGGGTGCCATTATTGGCACTTAGGGTGTGAGTGAAAGCAATTGTTTTAGACAGGCTGTAGGCTATGGCTTTGTAGTTGTGTGTAGATAGATTGTAGGTGTGTGTCTATTCTATTCATAAGTAGTGGGTGTGTTTATGTATATTCAAGCACTGTGGGTTTGTCTGTGCTCTGCTTATATACATTAGATATTGTGCTCTGCTTATATAGATTAGAGTTGCCACCCATTCTCAGGAAATTTGATCATCTGGGacctggggggaggagggtagATATATGTCAGTCTTCATTGATTGTAGGTATATATTCTATGTATGTTCTACTTGTCGACTGTAGTTTTGTGTTTAAGATATTAAGGCTCTGCTGTGTGTGAAGGTTCTACTTTTGGACAAAATGCATATGCATTAAAATGACTAATATTGCTGGGGCATATTTTTCCATATCATTGCTTTTTAGCTTCCGGATGATTCACGAAGAAGAGTCTCTGTCATCTGGGGTGTCATTACAGATGGACTCAGGACAGGTTTCAGTTAACGCCTAACACCATGCATCATCCAAACAATCAGATCTGAGGGGAAGATTAaaaacaacacccccccccctcccccccccccccccccccccccccccccgtttgtcAAAACATCTTTACAAGAGGTGTCTCCACATTCTGACTCAACTGTCCGCCTCTTGCCTGAGCAAAACAGTAATTACCCAGGATTCAGTGGTGGCTCGGGAAACTGTGAGGATTCGAGTGGTGACAGTCAGGAGAAACTCCCAAGAGCACGGAAGTCATTAAACGACACAAGGTCCTCCAATTCTCTCTGGTATGAGCAGATTATCTGCTCTCGCCCAAACACTGTCCTTGCTGTTAGAAGAACAGAAGATTTGTGATCAACCAGGAAAGGCAGCTGGCTCGGCTGAGGACAAAAACAAGGATATGTTCAGGCTGGGAGCGCTATGGGCATGCCCTCTATGAGACATTTGAAGGTCATGGCTCCATCCCAAGATTGAAGCTTTTTCATGTACTGTAGTTATGCTGTAACCACATCTTCTATGAAAGACATAGAAACTTCTATGTCAGGACCAGGGCTgccgctagagattttgggccccatgaaagcatattaaACTGGGCTCTCAACTCAGACCTATACAAtaatgttccaaatttttttttagaaatcatCTTTACCCCTCTCCGCCATTTACAGTGTCCCTGATTGGAACCATGCCTTCCAGAGCACTAAGCAGATCCTTTGTCCTTTTCCTCCAAAAGGTTCTTCTTTCTCTTTGCCAAAGGAAAAGCAATTGTTCctatctctgtagtctaccaaCCCCAAACAAGCTTCATAACTCAACAAGCTTTATAGCTCAGGCATTATTGCTGATGTGCTTAACTGATTAGCATTATTGCAAAATAAACCAAAGATCTGGGATAATTATGAATATGCAGCACAGGGATAAATCCAACTTATTACTGAAAATACTCTACTCAATAAGcttctttttatgtttctccAGAAGGATTTTTTCTCAAAGATTAAAGTGAGACAGTGGGGTGTTAAAAGGGAAGCAGAATAATCCCTTCTTTTTATGCTTCTCATGAGGAAAGCAGTGGTCTGACAGCTGATGAGCTGACGCAGTGAGAAAGAAACTGGATGAACCTCCATTGCCCCATGGTTTTGAAGAAATCCAACACTCCCTTTAGCTCCTGCATGGAATCAATGAATGAGTGAGGAAATTATTGAGAGAATGAGTGAGGGATTGAATGAGGGAATGAGTGAGGGAATGGGTGAGAGAATGAGTGAGAGAATGAGTGAGGGAATGGGTGAGAGAATGAGTGAGAGAATGAGTGAGGGATTGAATGAGGGAATGAGTGAGGGAATGGATGAGAGAATGAGTGAGAGAATGACCCTATCTTTAGGCAATAGTTCTAGAGTGAATTTGTCTTCTTCGGACGGCCCCTTAGATGTGTACTCAACTGGGGCATTTGTGCATGGTCCCACAGAGGCATTTAGGTAGAATTTAGCTATGAATGTGGTTTCACCTGTAACACTTGGATATGGTCGCAAATGGAACATGTAGGCAGAGTCTCACTAGAACATTTGCATGTGGCTTCAAATggaaaatgtgggtgtggtcttgTGAGAAGCATCTGGTGTGGTCCCACAGAGAACATGTGGGTGTGGTTTTATTTGAGCAAGTTAGATAATGGGCATGTAGGAACCTGGTGTCACTGGAATCGATTGGGTGTGGCCAGCTGGAAACAAATTACGCATCCTAAGAATTTTCTGATTCCGCTGTTTTCTCGAATTTCACGTTCAAGCTGGAGTGGCTTGGCCGTTCAAAACCTGTTTGTCCTCATGCGACCAGTCACAAGATTCACTCGGTCAAGGAAATAAAGAGAAGCTCAGAACACACCAGGATCCATTCTCATAACACACAGTGCAGCTGTTCATTGATGCTAGTACCTCTGTCTCCCTCACCCCTGGTGTCCCTGGAGTCTTGCAGGAGCCATGTGCAACCTTGAGCTGACGATCACCTCGGAGTCATTATAACCCTCATCTGCTGAGACCTCTGGTACTGTGATGGAGATGCGGCCCAGATTTATGAACTCCTCTTCCAGCATGAACACTCCCTCCCACTGCAAGGCGACTAGGGACACCATTCCATTTAGTTTGTCCACAGAAACACCTTCAGATACCTGTTTGGGTGTATCAGTCATTGACAAAGCTCGACATCACCGTAGGGATTGTAGCCAGTCTTCACTATGACTTGGTCATGTGACTTCTAACCAGGGGATCCTGGCTGACCTCTCAAGTCCTGTGTCTTTGACTGACATGTAGCCACGGGGAGCTTTTATAGATTGTGATGAGTTTGCTCGCATCGTGCCGTCTGTTCATTCATCATCCTGTCACTGACCCTCTTCTTCACCGCCCCAACATGCCCGGGTACTCAACCTAGGAACGCTCCTGCTGGTtcgaggggagggggcagggtggggggaggggattcCTGTTTTTGACCTGACCTTTTCAGAAGGTGCATCAGTCCTGCAGTGGTGGATCCTGAGCCCTGGGTGAGAAGAACCAGGCCTGCTTTTCTGCCCATGTGTGGGCGTGTGAAGGTTGTTTCCCTTTCATTCTCTTCTAATCCAGCCAAACACCCCCAAAGTCAATCAAAAGTAGTTCCTCCCTGGGGAACTATAACCCCACCCCCCTTGCAAACAGCCAATTTGAGCTTGCCTAGTTACCATGGATAAACACATCAAAGCTAATAAATACTGTACGTTGCTGGGGCATTATTATGAAAGATTATTTTGTCTGAGGATGAACGAGCGCATATGATTTACGCAGCTACGGGTATAACCATATGAAAGAAGACTAGTTTCAGCTTAATGCGGTTTATTTTTATAAACACTATTCCCAACATAGCTGTCCTATAGTGCTTAGAGGTTTAGCAATAAAAACAGAATCATGGTGGTAACAAGGTTATTCACTGATAAAAAGGTTTCCTGGGAGAGAAAGTTATATGTTGATGCTCATAGCTCAGTGCTTAGTTCATATTGCTGTAAAAGTAGCACGGTATTGCAGATC from Brienomyrus brachyistius isolate T26 chromosome 1, BBRACH_0.4, whole genome shotgun sequence includes:
- the lnx1 gene encoding E3 ubiquitin-protein ligase LNX isoform X2 — its product is MKALLLLVLPWLSPANYTDNVGNLHILYSELCKGASHYGLSTDRKRRSQEGDCTDSTSELTVATLPSEVIPSASAAVALLSDDPGLVNPAFDPNIEDNSQSGSTTNLATHSSTKKSRNFERTSVRSRSFRRLNRAFSVLRRTKSGTAVSNESVEERDNTRNASMPQEVLPQLHHLIPDGEVTSIKINRPDPSEPLAISIVGGNETPLVRILIQDIYREGVIAKDGRLLPGDTILKVNGIDISNVPHCYALAMLRQPGPLLRLTVLREQRHRYRNSPPPPESPLGHGDSLQVSLCKSCPSEQLGIKLVRRPDAHGVYILHLLEGGLAARDGRLCEHDRVLAINGRDLRYGAPEQAAMLIQASEEQVHFIVSRQTSLPTPDILQEAPWSMDGPPPYSPVDGEPVLLECQKPACYEKTVTLSKEPHDSLGMTVAGGMSSRGWDLPIYVTNVDQDGVVGQEGSIRKGDILLNVNGMDLTGVTRSEAVANLKNTSSPVVLRVLEMRPPKEMPVPGLGGSPGLHPLPNDDYSPLWVSWLQLPRHLYCCKDIVLRRSTSGSLGFSIVGGHDEVNCNQSFFIRSIVEGTPAYNDGRIRCGDILLEVNGKSTWGMTHAALVRLLKELRGRITLTIVSWPGSLL